In Halopseudomonas xinjiangensis, a single genomic region encodes these proteins:
- a CDS encoding DUF2782 domain-containing protein, protein MTRSVCRWLGALTLALSFPLLAQEPVTAEPDVTIREEGGRRVEEYRLNGFLYAIKVFPKNGAPYFLVAVDDEGNFARADQVQGMRIPSWKIFEW, encoded by the coding sequence ATGACACGTTCAGTATGCCGTTGGCTGGGAGCATTGACGCTGGCGCTGAGTTTCCCACTGTTGGCTCAGGAGCCGGTCACCGCCGAGCCTGATGTGACCATCCGCGAGGAAGGCGGTCGGCGGGTAGAGGAATATCGACTCAACGGCTTCCTGTATGCGATCAAGGTATTCCCCAAGAACGGTGCGCCATACTTTCTGGTCGCGGTGGACGACGAGGGCAACTTCGCCCGCGCCGACCAGGTGCAGGGCATGCGAATCCCGTCCTGGAAAATCTTCGAATGGTAG
- a CDS encoding homoserine kinase, with translation MSVFTPVERSELELFIGGYDVGRLVSHAGIEGGSENSNFFVECERGSFVLTLVERGPVDELDFFVALLECLHQADLPVPYAIADRQGRTIQRFKDRPALLQPRLPGRHVQVPTIEHCAALGAMLARLHQVSSTCGLERQSDRGPEWMLAEVTRCRRQVSPSEAELLDEAAEALRRVQQRGSQLPKAVLHADLFRDNVMFEGHRLTGIIDFYNAASGWTLYDLAICVNDWCMSEHLRLDPLRSDALLAAYAAQRPFTASEAECWPDLLRIAALRFWLSRQIAVQAHADQPGVLVKEPQHFMHILEAHREVSVRLAPFI, from the coding sequence ATGTCCGTCTTCACGCCGGTTGAGCGCAGCGAGCTGGAGCTTTTCATTGGCGGCTACGACGTAGGCCGCCTGGTCAGCCATGCGGGTATCGAAGGCGGCAGCGAGAACAGCAACTTCTTCGTTGAGTGCGAGCGGGGCTCCTTCGTGCTGACGCTGGTCGAGCGCGGGCCGGTGGATGAGCTCGATTTCTTCGTTGCGCTGCTTGAATGCCTGCATCAGGCGGACCTGCCGGTGCCCTACGCCATAGCCGACCGCCAGGGTCGGACGATTCAGCGCTTCAAAGACCGGCCGGCGCTACTGCAGCCGCGCCTGCCCGGCAGGCATGTGCAGGTTCCGACTATCGAGCATTGCGCGGCGCTCGGTGCGATGCTCGCTCGGCTGCACCAGGTCAGCAGTACTTGCGGCCTCGAACGCCAAAGCGATCGTGGACCGGAATGGATGCTTGCCGAGGTAACGCGATGCCGCCGGCAGGTTTCGCCGAGCGAAGCCGAATTGCTCGACGAAGCCGCCGAGGCGTTGCGGCGGGTACAGCAACGCGGGAGTCAACTGCCGAAGGCGGTGCTGCACGCCGATCTGTTTCGCGACAACGTCATGTTCGAAGGCCACCGACTGACCGGCATCATCGACTTCTACAATGCTGCCAGCGGCTGGACACTGTATGACTTGGCAATTTGCGTCAACGATTGGTGCATGAGCGAGCACCTGCGCCTCGATCCGCTGCGCAGCGATGCATTACTGGCGGCCTACGCCGCCCAGCGACCCTTTACCGCCAGCGAAGCGGAATGCTGGCCGGATCTGCTGCGTATTGCGGCGCTGCGGTTCTGGTTGTCCCGGCAGATTGCCGTACAGGCTCATGCGGACCAACCAGGCGTTCTGGTCAAGGAACCGCAGCACTTCATGCATATCCTCGAGGCGCACCGCGAGGTGTCGGTGCGCCTTGCCCCTTTCATCTGA
- the znuA gene encoding zinc ABC transporter substrate-binding protein ZnuA yields MLRCFALVIGLTLAVAARADEPRVLTTIKPLQLIAAAALDGIAEPELLLPVGASPHSYALRPSERRALEQAQRVYWVGPELELFLEHLLKSRDTDVALMHAAGVTLRPLGSGHADEHAEEDHGHDEHEHQQHAHAEEHGHGHDHGGTYDAHIWLSPTNAVAIARAMAADLASLFPEHSDRLGANITRFEEQVMQLDSRLQKRFEPLAGKPYFVFHDGYGYLEDHYGLRARGIFSLSHEVQPGARHVAQLRERLQEAGPSCVFSEPQFTPRLIESLTAGLPVRSAALDPLGGDAPVTAQGYVEFLTTLSDDLAGCLESL; encoded by the coding sequence ATGCTTCGCTGTTTCGCCCTCGTCATAGGATTGACCCTGGCCGTTGCCGCTCGCGCCGACGAGCCGCGTGTGCTGACAACCATCAAACCACTCCAACTGATTGCAGCCGCCGCGCTCGACGGTATCGCCGAGCCGGAACTGCTGCTGCCGGTCGGTGCGTCGCCACACAGCTACGCACTGCGCCCGTCGGAGCGTCGCGCACTGGAGCAGGCGCAGCGCGTGTACTGGGTCGGACCGGAGCTGGAGCTGTTTCTCGAGCACTTGCTGAAGTCGCGCGACACCGACGTGGCGCTGATGCACGCTGCTGGCGTCACGCTGCGACCGCTGGGGAGCGGTCATGCCGACGAGCATGCGGAAGAAGATCATGGACACGACGAGCACGAGCACCAGCAGCACGCTCATGCCGAGGAGCACGGCCATGGACATGATCATGGCGGCACCTATGATGCGCATATCTGGTTGTCTCCCACCAATGCCGTCGCTATCGCCCGCGCCATGGCAGCGGACCTGGCATCCCTGTTCCCCGAGCACAGCGACCGCCTCGGCGCAAACATCACGCGTTTCGAAGAACAGGTCATGCAGCTGGACAGCCGTTTGCAGAAGCGCTTCGAACCGCTGGCAGGCAAACCATACTTCGTCTTCCATGACGGCTACGGCTATCTCGAAGACCACTACGGCTTGCGCGCGCGCGGCATCTTCAGCCTGTCACACGAGGTTCAGCCCGGCGCCCGCCATGTGGCTCAATTGCGTGAACGGCTGCAGGAAGCCGGCCCGAGCTGCGTATTCAGCGAGCCGCAATTCACCCCGCGCCTGATCGAATCACTGACCGCCGGGCTGCCGGTGCGCAGCGCTGCGCTCGATCCGCTCGGCGGCGACGCGCCCGTCACCGCACAGGGCTATGTGGAGTTTCTGACCACGCTGAGTGACGACCTGGCCGGGTGCCTGGAATCGCTCTGA
- a CDS encoding Fur family transcriptional regulator: protein MSATDPHVPHDHTHCVSTALDTAEEVCARGGARLTPLRKRVLELVWQSHKPLGAYDILETLSREDGRRAAPPTVYRALDFLLEQGLVHRIASLNAFIGCAHPERAHEGQFLICRNCRIAVELDQPLIHRAISDSAAGLGFAVEAETVEITGLCARCKAAA from the coding sequence ATGAGCGCTACTGATCCGCACGTTCCCCACGATCACACTCATTGTGTCAGCACAGCGCTGGATACCGCCGAGGAGGTTTGCGCCCGCGGTGGCGCGCGCCTGACCCCGTTGCGCAAGCGCGTGCTCGAGCTGGTCTGGCAGAGCCACAAGCCCCTCGGCGCGTACGACATCCTCGAAACCCTGTCACGCGAGGATGGCCGCCGCGCTGCCCCGCCGACCGTCTACCGCGCACTGGACTTTCTGCTCGAGCAGGGACTGGTGCATCGCATCGCCTCGCTCAACGCCTTCATCGGTTGTGCCCATCCGGAGCGGGCCCATGAGGGACAGTTCCTCATCTGTCGCAACTGCCGTATAGCGGTAGAGCTCGATCAGCCACTGATCCACCGGGCGATCAGCGATAGCGCCGCGGGTCTGGGTTTTGCCGTAGAAGCCGAAACCGTCGAAATTACTGGCCTGTGCGCGCGCTGCAAGGCGGCGGCATGA
- the znuC gene encoding zinc ABC transporter ATP-binding protein ZnuC, with translation MSEPLLELSGVSLSRNGSAVLEDISLRVAPGEIVTLIGPNGAGKTSLVRIVLGLLQADAGRVRRQPRLRIGYMPQKLHIDSTLPLTVERFLLLAPGCRRADVREALEDVNALHLLQRPLQQVSGGELQRILLARALLRKPHLLVLDEPVQGVDVNGQIELYQLITRLRDRYGCGVLMVSHDLHLVMATTNTVVCLNRHVCCSGHPEQVSLDPAFVALFGEQASALAVYNHHHDHAHDLHGEVIDNSDTAGSPRLTPVHKHGPSCKHA, from the coding sequence ATGAGCGAGCCATTGCTGGAATTGAGCGGCGTCAGCCTGTCGCGTAACGGCTCGGCCGTGCTGGAGGACATCAGCCTGCGCGTGGCACCGGGTGAAATCGTCACGCTGATCGGTCCGAACGGTGCGGGCAAGACCAGTCTGGTGCGGATCGTACTTGGGCTGCTGCAGGCCGATGCCGGCAGGGTCCGGCGCCAGCCTCGCCTGCGTATCGGCTACATGCCGCAGAAGCTGCATATCGATTCCACCCTGCCCTTGACCGTCGAACGCTTCCTGTTGCTCGCGCCTGGCTGCCGGCGTGCCGATGTTCGCGAAGCTTTGGAGGACGTCAACGCACTGCACCTTCTGCAACGGCCGCTGCAGCAGGTGTCGGGAGGTGAATTGCAGCGCATCCTTCTGGCTCGGGCGCTGCTGCGCAAGCCCCATCTGTTGGTGCTCGACGAGCCGGTGCAGGGCGTTGATGTCAACGGTCAGATCGAGCTGTACCAGCTGATTACCCGACTGCGCGATCGTTACGGTTGCGGTGTGCTGATGGTCTCCCACGACCTGCATCTGGTCATGGCAACCACCAACACTGTGGTGTGCCTGAACCGTCACGTCTGCTGTTCAGGCCATCCCGAGCAGGTCAGCCTCGACCCGGCCTTCGTCGCTTTGTTCGGCGAGCAGGCCAGCGCCCTGGCGGTCTACAACCATCATCACGATCACGCCCATGACCTGCATGGCGAGGTGATCGACAACAGCGATACAGCCGGCTCGCCGCGACTGACGCCGGTACACAAGCACGGACCTTCCTGCAAACATGCCTGA
- the znuB gene encoding zinc ABC transporter permease subunit ZnuB — protein MPDFLIYALAAGLGLALVAGPLGSFVVWRRMAYFGDTLSHSALLGIALGMLLDINLTLAVTAGCVLLAVILVALQNRQWLASDTLLGILAHSTLSLGLVVLALTDNVRVDLMAYLFGDLLAVSEHDLYWMLGGLALVVVLLGLLWRQLLSVTVHEELARVEGRPVTAIRLALMLLIAIVIAVAMKVVGVLLITSLLIIPPAAAQRHAHTPEQMALGASILGCLAVLGGLGMSWNLDTPAGPSIVVSAALLFVMAVSLPRRA, from the coding sequence ATGCCTGACTTTCTGATTTACGCCCTGGCCGCCGGCCTGGGGCTGGCGCTTGTCGCCGGTCCGTTGGGTTCTTTCGTGGTGTGGCGCCGCATGGCCTATTTCGGCGATACGCTGTCCCATTCGGCATTGCTGGGTATCGCCCTGGGCATGCTGCTGGATATCAACCTGACCCTGGCGGTCACCGCCGGCTGCGTACTGCTGGCAGTGATTCTGGTGGCGCTACAAAACCGCCAGTGGCTGGCCAGCGACACTTTGCTGGGCATCCTTGCGCACAGCACCTTGTCGCTGGGCCTGGTGGTGCTGGCGTTAACGGACAACGTGCGCGTCGATCTGATGGCCTATCTGTTCGGCGACCTGCTGGCAGTCAGCGAGCACGACCTGTACTGGATGCTTGGTGGTCTGGCGCTGGTCGTGGTGTTGCTCGGGCTGCTCTGGCGACAGCTGCTCTCGGTGACCGTGCACGAGGAGCTGGCCCGGGTCGAAGGCCGGCCGGTCACCGCCATTCGCCTGGCGCTGATGCTGCTGATCGCAATCGTCATCGCCGTGGCCATGAAGGTCGTCGGCGTGCTGCTGATCACGTCACTGCTGATCATTCCTCCGGCCGCCGCCCAGCGGCACGCGCATACGCCGGAACAGATGGCACTCGGTGCCAGCATCTTGGGTTGCCTGGCGGTACTTGGCGGGCTGGGTATGTCGTGGAATCTCGATACGCCCGCCGGCCCGTCGATCGTGGTCAGCGCAGCCCTGCTGTTTGTGATGGCAGTCAGTCTGCCGCGGCGCGCCTGA
- a CDS encoding ATP-dependent DNA ligase, translating to MQAFANLYAELDATTRTQAKLDAMVRYFTDVDPADGAWATYILAGRRMKRLVGPRKLREWLSEATGLPDWLVEETYQHVGDLAETISLLMEDDSEREAVGGSLAEWIDQAVLGLLDLDDDQRKAHVIRHWRELPRPACFLYNKLLTGSLRVGVSRGLVERALAALSGRPRALIARRLMGEFEPTARFYERLFDAEQREERAGQPYPFFLASPLEGGPEALGDLHEWLAEWKWDGIRAQLIARPAGIWLWSRGEEPMAGRFPEVEAAAKLLPEVVLDGELLAWDTDVMPFSQMQRRIQRKTVGDKLLHEVPVVFLAYDLLEDAGVDWRDRPLEERRARLEAILAEVDHPALRLSPAADAADWDALVVMRESSRDRRVEGLMLKRKQSPYRSGRPRGDWWKWKIDPLSIDAVLLYAQPGHGRRANLYTDYTLAVADGDSFVPIAKAYSGLTDEEIGKLDRWIRRNTVEKFGPVRSVKPEQVLEIAFEGIQPSPRHKSGIALRFPRILRWRHDKPVAEADSIEQVRELLRVYGS from the coding sequence ATGCAGGCCTTCGCCAACCTCTACGCCGAGCTCGACGCCACCACGCGCACCCAGGCCAAGCTCGATGCCATGGTGCGCTACTTCACTGATGTCGATCCGGCCGACGGCGCCTGGGCCACCTACATACTCGCCGGCCGCCGAATGAAGCGACTGGTCGGCCCGCGAAAGCTCCGCGAATGGTTGAGCGAGGCCACCGGGCTACCCGACTGGCTGGTCGAGGAAACCTATCAGCATGTGGGTGACCTGGCTGAGACCATCAGCCTGCTGATGGAGGATGACAGCGAGCGCGAGGCTGTTGGCGGCTCGCTTGCCGAATGGATCGACCAAGCGGTCCTCGGTCTGCTCGATCTCGACGACGATCAGCGCAAGGCCCATGTCATCCGGCATTGGCGCGAGCTACCGCGCCCGGCGTGCTTTCTTTACAACAAGCTGCTCACCGGTAGCCTGCGGGTGGGTGTCTCGCGCGGGCTGGTCGAGCGTGCACTGGCGGCCCTGAGCGGCAGGCCGCGAGCCTTGATCGCACGTCGACTGATGGGCGAGTTCGAGCCGACGGCGCGCTTCTATGAGCGTCTGTTCGACGCCGAGCAGCGCGAGGAGCGCGCCGGCCAGCCTTACCCTTTCTTTCTCGCTTCGCCCCTTGAAGGTGGTCCCGAGGCGCTCGGTGATCTTCACGAATGGTTGGCCGAATGGAAGTGGGACGGCATCCGCGCCCAGCTGATCGCGCGGCCGGCAGGCATTTGGCTCTGGTCACGTGGTGAAGAGCCGATGGCCGGACGCTTTCCTGAGGTCGAGGCGGCAGCGAAGCTGCTGCCCGAAGTGGTGCTCGACGGCGAGCTGCTCGCCTGGGATACCGATGTCATGCCGTTTTCCCAGATGCAGCGACGCATCCAGCGCAAGACCGTTGGGGACAAGCTGCTGCACGAAGTACCGGTGGTTTTTCTCGCCTACGATCTGCTCGAAGATGCCGGAGTCGACTGGCGTGACAGGCCACTCGAAGAGCGCCGCGCGAGGCTCGAGGCCATTCTCGCGGAAGTCGATCATCCGGCGCTTCGCCTGAGCCCGGCCGCTGACGCCGCCGACTGGGACGCGCTGGTGGTAATGCGAGAAAGCAGCCGCGACCGGCGCGTTGAAGGGTTGATGCTCAAGCGCAAGCAGAGCCCTTACCGAAGCGGCCGGCCCCGCGGCGACTGGTGGAAATGGAAGATCGACCCATTGTCGATCGATGCGGTGCTGCTATACGCCCAGCCGGGTCACGGCCGGCGGGCAAATCTCTATACCGACTACACTCTCGCGGTTGCCGATGGCGACAGCTTCGTGCCCATCGCCAAGGCCTATTCGGGTCTGACCGACGAAGAGATCGGCAAGCTGGATCGCTGGATCAGGCGGAACACGGTGGAGAAGTTCGGCCCGGTTCGCTCGGTCAAGCCCGAGCAGGTGCTGGAAATCGCTTTCGAGGGCATCCAGCCCTCGCCTCGGCACAAATCCGGCATTGCCCTGCGCTTTCCGCGCATTCTTCGCTGGCGCCACGACAAACCGGTGGCCGAGGCCGATAGCATCGAACAGGTTCGGGAGTTGCTGCGTGTCTACGGCAGCTGA
- a CDS encoding ligase-associated DNA damage response DEXH box helicase, with protein sequence MSTAADGLEQIEAWFAGLGWQPAGFQRQAWQAFRAGRSGLIHASTGSGKTLAAWLGPVSLALEQERVQTGLRVLWITPLRALASDTAGHLQGAVDSLGLDWKVEIRTGDTSASVRARQQRKLPQALVTTPESLSVLLSYRNAEEQFAGLDAVIVDEWHELLGSKRGVQLQLCLAWLRARRANLPVWGLSATLGNLDEALAVLLGEGATPGERIAGEQGKELTVRGLCPPSIDRFPWAGHLGLSQLEGVLTYLEQAETSLLFTNTRSQAELWFEAIARTRMDWITEIGLHHGSIDRGLRKRLEDGLREGRFRCVVCTSSLDLGVDFSPVDRVVQVGSPKGIARLMQRAGRSGHRPGAASEILCVPSHAFELVEIAAARRAWNAGRVESRRPLRLCLDVLAQHLVSLAAGPGFRAEAALAEAQSTYAFADLTAEMFEWCLVFITRGGPVLEHYPQFQRVVQTEDGLYRVEDVGIARRHRMAIGTITSDAQMQVRFMKGASLGTIEENFIARLNPGDVFLFSGRALELIRVRDLIAYVRPATSRRSHVPRWYGGRLPLSSELADSVLQILQEVETGLYTDTEVSAVAPVLELQKLQSALPAPDRLLIERCRSREGEHLFVYPFAGRLAHEGLAAVLAWRLGQRVPATFALSVNDYGLELLSSARLPELDENDWRALLAPEQLLDDVLAALNASELARRQFRDIARISGLVFQGYPGRSKTDRQLQASTGLLYDTLQRYDPQHRLLDQARREVLEEQLDIRRLREVLEHAAAQQLRVMSLERFSPLGFPLWVERQRSRLSTEDWRQRVQRMLESLERNASKRRKRA encoded by the coding sequence GTGTCTACGGCAGCTGACGGGCTGGAGCAGATTGAGGCGTGGTTCGCCGGGCTGGGTTGGCAGCCGGCCGGTTTTCAGCGCCAGGCCTGGCAAGCGTTTCGCGCCGGTCGCAGTGGCCTGATCCACGCCTCGACCGGTTCTGGCAAGACCCTCGCCGCCTGGCTCGGGCCGGTTTCGCTGGCGCTGGAACAGGAGCGCGTCCAGACCGGGCTGCGTGTATTGTGGATTACGCCCTTGCGTGCGCTGGCGAGTGATACGGCCGGACACCTGCAAGGCGCTGTCGATAGTCTGGGGCTGGACTGGAAAGTGGAAATCCGCACCGGCGACACCAGCGCCAGCGTCCGTGCCCGTCAGCAGCGCAAACTACCGCAGGCGCTGGTGACCACCCCGGAAAGCCTCTCGGTGCTGCTGTCTTACCGCAACGCCGAGGAACAGTTCGCCGGCCTCGATGCGGTCATTGTCGACGAGTGGCACGAGCTACTCGGCAGCAAGCGCGGCGTACAGCTGCAGTTATGCCTGGCCTGGTTGCGTGCGAGACGTGCCAACCTGCCGGTATGGGGGCTCTCGGCCACGTTAGGCAATCTCGATGAGGCACTGGCGGTGTTGCTGGGTGAGGGAGCCACGCCGGGAGAGCGCATTGCCGGCGAGCAGGGCAAGGAGTTGACCGTGCGCGGGCTGTGCCCGCCGAGCATCGATCGCTTCCCCTGGGCTGGCCATCTGGGATTGTCTCAGCTTGAGGGCGTGCTGACGTATCTGGAGCAGGCCGAGACGTCGCTGCTGTTCACCAATACCCGTTCGCAGGCCGAGCTGTGGTTCGAGGCGATCGCCAGAACCCGCATGGACTGGATAACCGAAATCGGCCTGCATCATGGCTCGATCGACCGCGGGCTGCGCAAGCGTCTAGAAGACGGACTGCGGGAAGGGCGGTTCCGCTGCGTGGTCTGTACCTCGAGCCTCGATCTCGGTGTGGATTTTTCTCCCGTCGACCGCGTGGTGCAGGTCGGCAGCCCCAAGGGCATTGCCCGGCTGATGCAGCGCGCCGGTCGTTCGGGGCATCGTCCGGGCGCGGCCAGTGAGATTCTTTGCGTGCCCAGTCACGCTTTCGAGCTGGTTGAAATCGCTGCCGCGCGGCGCGCCTGGAACGCTGGTCGTGTCGAGTCGCGCAGGCCGCTTCGATTGTGTCTGGATGTGCTGGCCCAGCACCTGGTCAGCCTGGCAGCAGGCCCGGGTTTTCGCGCCGAGGCGGCGCTCGCGGAGGCACAGTCGACGTACGCTTTCGCCGATCTGACCGCAGAAATGTTCGAGTGGTGTCTGGTGTTCATCACCCGGGGCGGCCCGGTGCTTGAACACTATCCGCAGTTCCAGCGAGTCGTCCAGACCGAGGACGGACTATATCGGGTCGAGGATGTTGGCATCGCCCGCCGCCATCGCATGGCGATTGGCACCATCACCAGCGATGCGCAGATGCAGGTGCGTTTCATGAAGGGCGCCAGTCTCGGCACTATCGAGGAGAACTTCATTGCCCGGCTCAACCCTGGCGATGTGTTTCTGTTCTCCGGCCGCGCGCTGGAGCTCATCCGCGTGCGTGACCTGATCGCCTATGTGCGCCCGGCCACCTCGCGCCGAAGCCACGTTCCACGCTGGTATGGCGGGCGTCTGCCGTTGTCCAGTGAGCTGGCCGACAGTGTGTTACAGATCTTGCAGGAGGTGGAGACGGGCCTATATACCGACACCGAGGTTAGTGCCGTGGCACCGGTGCTGGAACTGCAGAAGCTGCAATCCGCCCTGCCCGCTCCGGACCGTCTGTTGATCGAGCGTTGCCGGTCCCGGGAGGGCGAGCATCTGTTCGTCTATCCGTTTGCGGGCCGGCTGGCGCATGAGGGCCTGGCAGCGGTGTTGGCCTGGCGGCTCGGCCAGCGCGTGCCAGCGACCTTCGCCCTGTCGGTCAACGATTACGGGCTGGAATTGCTCAGCAGCGCCCGGCTTCCCGAGCTTGATGAAAACGATTGGCGCGCACTGTTGGCGCCGGAGCAACTGCTCGACGACGTGCTCGCGGCGCTCAACGCCAGCGAGCTGGCGCGCAGGCAGTTCCGCGATATCGCGCGCATCAGCGGGCTGGTGTTTCAGGGGTATCCGGGGCGCAGCAAGACCGACCGGCAGCTTCAGGCTTCCACCGGGCTGCTTTACGACACCTTGCAGCGCTACGATCCCCAGCACCGATTACTCGATCAGGCGCGCCGCGAAGTGCTCGAGGAGCAGCTCGACATTCGCCGGCTGCGCGAAGTGCTCGAGCACGCCGCTGCGCAGCAACTACGGGTGATGTCGCTTGAGCGATTTTCGCCGCTGGGCTTCCCGCTCTGGGTCGAACGCCAGCGCAGCCGACTGAGCACCGAAGACTGGCGTCAGCGCGTACAACGCATGCTCGAATCGCTGGAGCGCAACGCCAGCAAGCGCAGGAAGCGCGCATGA
- the pdeM gene encoding ligase-associated DNA damage response endonuclease PdeM gives MKEMLDCELAGESVIMHANRALYLQEHATLLVADTHFGKGAFFRRQGIAVPSGQSAADLQRLSRLVEQFEPQRLIVLGDVFHHRPTADEPFFKHFAAWQARHPDLTLEAVVGNHDRHVRGLTLPIDWHPHLDIGPFRLCHEPEAVQGRHVIAGHIHPAYALAAAGDRLRAPVFWMRSGVTVLPSFGALTGGWNVPEAKGSRLVMVLDGQLLPLPEL, from the coding sequence ATGAAGGAAATGCTGGACTGCGAACTCGCCGGCGAGAGTGTGATCATGCATGCCAACAGGGCGCTGTATCTGCAGGAGCATGCCACGCTGCTGGTCGCAGACACGCATTTCGGCAAGGGCGCCTTTTTCCGCAGGCAGGGCATCGCCGTGCCCAGCGGGCAGAGTGCGGCTGACCTGCAGCGCTTGAGTCGTCTGGTGGAGCAGTTCGAGCCGCAGCGCCTCATCGTACTGGGCGATGTGTTCCATCATCGGCCCACTGCCGACGAGCCGTTCTTCAAGCACTTTGCCGCCTGGCAGGCGCGACATCCGGATCTCACCCTGGAAGCAGTAGTGGGTAATCATGATCGGCACGTCCGCGGACTGACGCTGCCGATCGACTGGCACCCGCATCTGGACATCGGGCCGTTTCGCTTGTGCCATGAGCCAGAGGCAGTGCAGGGGCGACATGTGATCGCCGGGCACATTCATCCCGCCTATGCGCTGGCGGCAGCCGGCGATCGATTGCGGGCACCGGTGTTCTGGATGCGTTCCGGTGTGACCGTGCTGCCATCCTTCGGAGCGTTGACCGGCGGCTGGAACGTTCCCGAGGCGAAGGGCAGCCGGCTGGTCATGGTGCTGGACGGCCAACTGCTGCCGTTGCCGGAACTCTGA
- a CDS encoding putative DNA modification/repair radical SAM protein: protein MQLVDKLAVLADAAKYDASCASSGAPKRSSKGKSGIGATDGMGICHSFTPDGRCVSLLKILLTNFCLFDCQYCVNRRSSDVPRARFTPEEVVRLTLDFYQRNYISGLFLSSGIIRSADYTMEQLVRVARLLREEHEFRGYIHLKTIPEADPALIVEAGRYADRLSVNIELPDPGNLIKLAPEKRIDSITQAMGTIDDASQDSREDRRAPAFAPGGQSTQMIVGADASDDRTVLFRAESLYRDYRLKRVYYSAFSPIPNSPSSVPFQPPPLMREHRLYQADFLLRGYGFKAGELLGDTSELALDIDPKLAWALANREQFPVDLNRADAGMIARIPGIGLRSAQRIVELRALKRVRYQDLLRMRCIMDKARPFVVTADYRPQQDTVESAVLRTHLRDQPAQLGLWG from the coding sequence ATGCAGCTTGTCGACAAACTCGCCGTGCTCGCTGACGCCGCCAAGTACGACGCCTCCTGCGCCAGCAGTGGCGCTCCCAAGCGCAGCTCGAAGGGCAAGAGCGGCATCGGCGCGACCGACGGCATGGGCATCTGTCACAGCTTCACGCCCGACGGGCGCTGCGTGTCGCTGCTGAAGATCCTGCTGACCAACTTCTGCCTGTTCGACTGCCAATACTGCGTCAATCGACGATCCAGTGACGTGCCGCGGGCGCGCTTCACGCCGGAGGAAGTGGTTCGGCTGACCCTCGATTTCTATCAGCGCAACTACATCAGCGGGCTGTTCCTCAGCTCCGGCATCATCCGCTCGGCCGACTACACCATGGAGCAGCTGGTGCGGGTCGCCCGGCTGTTGCGCGAAGAGCACGAGTTTCGCGGCTACATTCATCTGAAAACCATCCCTGAAGCCGACCCGGCACTGATCGTCGAGGCGGGTCGCTACGCTGACCGGCTGAGTGTGAACATCGAGCTGCCGGATCCGGGCAACCTCATCAAGCTGGCGCCGGAAAAGCGTATCGACAGCATCACCCAGGCGATGGGCACTATCGACGATGCTTCGCAGGATTCGCGGGAGGATCGCCGCGCGCCGGCCTTTGCGCCTGGTGGCCAGAGCACCCAGATGATCGTTGGCGCTGACGCCAGTGACGATCGCACCGTATTGTTCCGGGCCGAGTCGCTGTACCGCGACTACCGCCTCAAGCGGGTGTACTACTCTGCCTTCAGTCCGATTCCCAACAGTCCGTCGTCGGTGCCATTCCAGCCGCCGCCTTTGATGCGTGAGCACCGTTTGTATCAGGCCGACTTTTTGTTGCGGGGCTACGGCTTCAAGGCCGGCGAATTGCTGGGCGATACCTCAGAGCTAGCGCTGGATATCGACCCCAAGCTGGCCTGGGCATTGGCCAACCGCGAACAGTTTCCCGTCGATCTCAATCGCGCCGATGCCGGCATGATCGCGCGAATCCCGGGAATCGGCCTGCGATCTGCGCAACGCATCGTCGAGCTTCGCGCGCTCAAGCGGGTGCGTTATCAGGATCTGTTGCGCATGCGCTGCATCATGGACAAGGCGCGGCCATTTGTAGTCACCGCAGACTACCGGCCCCAGCAGGACACGGTCGAGTCAGCAGTGCTGCGCACACACCTTCGCGACCAACCAGCGCAGTTGGGGCTTTGGGGATGA